The following proteins are co-located in the Engraulis encrasicolus isolate BLACKSEA-1 chromosome 2, IST_EnEncr_1.0, whole genome shotgun sequence genome:
- the ccndx gene encoding cyclin Dx: protein MSVSLWCAEEEHEHEHEQETNLRAPWDPNASGQRVIQRLLQTESRYLPSALYTALIQRSPERREELTKWALEVCCECGCDEAVFPLAVSLLDRFLSASMALPASPFCVAAACVLLASKLSESDTVTADALCASADYDFMPSHLREMERIVLATLRWDVAAVTPQDFMPHFVSALSEQRDGAPDSGDFLNTLRRHSDTLVAMCVCDSRFLGSPPSLVAAAAVNSALRGLTSESPDQLSYMATTLAILCQTDLAVLQYYSDVIEGALQERLRNRGRQGETRGKAEEEEEEEVEDERASTPTDLREIDF, encoded by the exons ATGTCGGTCTCACTGTGGTGTGCAGAGGAAgagcacgagcacgagcacgagCAAGAG ACCAACCTCCGGGCCCCCTGGGACCCCAACGCCTCTGGCCAGAGGGTCATCCAGAGACTGCTGCAGACGGAGAGCAGGTACCTGCCCTCGGCCCTCTACACCGCACTCATCCAGAGGAGCCCCGAGCGCCGGGAGGAGCTGACCAAGTGGGCGCTGGAG GTGTGCTGTGAGTGTGGCTGTGACGAGGCCGTGTTCCCCCTGGCCGTGTCCCTGCTGGACCGCTTCCTGTCGGCCTCCATGGCCCTGCCCGCGTCCCCCTTCTGCGTGGCGGCCGCCTGCGTCCTGCTGGCCTCCAAGCTGAGCGAGAGCGACACGGTCACGGCCGACGCCCTCTGTGCCTCCGCCGACTACGACTTCATGCCCTCCCACTTGAGG GAGATGGAGAGGATCGTCCTGGCAACCCTTCGCTGGGACGTCGCTGCGGTAACCCCTCAGGACTTCATGCCACACTTTGTCTCGGCGCTGAGCGAGCAGCGAGACGGAGCCCCAGACTCCGGGGACTTCCTCAACACGCTGCGGCGCCACAGTGACACCCtggtggccatgtgtgtgtgtgactcccgaTTCTTGGGAAGCCCCCCGTCGCTGGTGGCCGCCGCCGCTGTGAACTCCGCCCTCAGAGGCCTGACCTCAGAAAGCCCCGATCAGCTGAGCTACATGGCCACCACGCTGGCTATACTGTGCCAGACTGACTTG GCAGTGTTGCAATACTACAGTGACGTGATAGAGGGCGCCCTCCAAGAGCGGCTGAGGAACAGAGGCCGCCAGGGAGAAACACGGGGaaaggctgaggaggaggaggaggaagaggtcgaGGACGAGAGAGCAAGCACTCCCACGGACCTGAGGGAGATTGATTTTTAA